The Marinilongibacter aquaticus genome has a window encoding:
- a CDS encoding VCBS repeat-containing protein, protein MFQKKVIKWIFISALIFVYACKPSVKQFEKVSSEDSGLTFVNKITSTPQLNAFTSTNFYNGGGVALADFNNDGLEDVFFTSNMERSKLFLAQDQKLHFKDFTAESGLKTTGWCNGVATVDINQDGLLDIYISKGIVPNEGYNNRNQLFVNKGIENGVPVFEEEAEKYGLAFAGYTTQTVFLDYDKDGDLDAFLLNTYPVGSNLNGIRPKMDNGQSPSTNKLFRNEGEVADGQYFFVDVSEEAGIVHEGLGLGVAVSDFNMDGWPDIYCSNDFQSDDNFYLNNGDGTFRYLHKEVLAHTSKYGMGVDVADLNNDSFPEIFQLDMLPEDNYRQKMMISGSDFEKKLLSTSPAFNYLPQYSRNTLQLNQSMSSKPQFSEVGLWAGVAKTDWSWAPLLADFDNNGHKDMYITNGYRRNVTDLDFIKFNRSMSSFGSAQSRNEQMMQKLDQVPEIKLSNYAFRNSGEFPFEKVSENWGLDEPSYSNGAAYADLDLDGDLDLVVNNIDQEAFLYENKNANGFYLNVKLKGQVPNLQAIGAKVAVFRNGQGQFLENYPVRAYLSVVSENLHFGFSTAGNVDSLIVTWPDDGTQKLTDVPLGQNLVIEKGSSSAKKSAFVNEGLFSLSEEVPIRFTHSGNTQQDFSISPTLLEMRNKLGGKMCLADLNRDGLEDVLIGKLQHGQSELHLFYQREAGEFEEKVLVLSATADIQFLEAADLTADGFPEVVLGFGENASYALSKPQILRNNRGEFSGEFVELPAAISCVSGVLHDFDQDGDVDMLLGGDWPIRFSLQARTLFFLENTGSAAVFLFTERSDEMLAELNLSGTVHAMDLFKDGKLALAGQGQAPTILEFNSGKFVKRGEMPKLKGKYYSLKLADFDLDGDEDILVGNGGTNRLFQASADQPIRIYRGDFNKDNYEDWLCTYWQGNKVFPVQDLGTMEKIFPALRQSYGRYSDYAKASFDEVFGDIVANNSFKQEIETMYSYILKNDGPAGFQPVALPYTIDMGPVMDFFVDDFNADGFPDFAISGNYFANDSNLGPMDANGIQLFLGDGQCGFKALVPCESGLFSNQEGRSLNGLNVGGRPYLLQSNYNGNLVFWQR, encoded by the coding sequence ATGTTTCAAAAGAAAGTGATAAAGTGGATTTTTATCAGTGCTTTAATTTTCGTTTACGCTTGTAAACCGAGCGTGAAACAATTCGAGAAAGTCAGCTCAGAAGATTCTGGGCTGACTTTCGTCAATAAAATCACATCCACACCACAACTGAATGCATTTACTTCCACCAATTTTTACAACGGTGGAGGTGTAGCCTTGGCCGATTTCAATAACGACGGTTTGGAAGATGTTTTCTTTACGTCGAATATGGAGAGAAGCAAACTCTTTTTGGCACAGGATCAAAAACTTCATTTTAAGGATTTTACAGCCGAATCGGGTTTGAAAACTACAGGTTGGTGCAATGGCGTGGCCACGGTCGATATCAACCAAGACGGCTTGCTCGATATTTATATTTCCAAAGGCATTGTGCCCAATGAGGGCTACAATAACCGCAATCAACTGTTTGTGAATAAAGGCATTGAAAACGGAGTGCCTGTATTTGAAGAAGAGGCTGAAAAATACGGTTTGGCCTTTGCGGGATACACCACACAGACGGTTTTTCTCGATTACGACAAAGACGGTGATCTCGATGCTTTTTTGCTCAATACTTATCCAGTGGGCTCAAACCTTAATGGCATTCGGCCCAAAATGGACAATGGGCAAAGTCCATCAACAAACAAGCTTTTTAGAAACGAAGGGGAAGTTGCCGATGGGCAGTATTTCTTTGTCGATGTATCTGAAGAAGCGGGAATCGTACACGAAGGTTTGGGTTTGGGTGTGGCCGTTTCGGATTTCAACATGGACGGCTGGCCCGATATCTATTGTTCGAATGATTTTCAAAGCGACGATAATTTTTACCTCAACAATGGCGACGGCACTTTTCGTTATTTGCACAAAGAGGTTTTGGCACACACTAGCAAATATGGCATGGGCGTTGATGTCGCCGATTTAAACAACGATTCGTTTCCCGAAATTTTCCAATTGGATATGTTGCCGGAAGACAATTACCGTCAAAAAATGATGATTTCGGGCAGTGATTTTGAAAAGAAATTGCTCAGCACGTCACCCGCATTCAACTATTTGCCTCAATACAGCCGAAATACTTTGCAGCTCAACCAAAGCATGAGCAGCAAACCTCAATTCAGCGAAGTGGGACTGTGGGCTGGTGTAGCGAAAACAGACTGGAGCTGGGCTCCGCTTTTGGCGGATTTCGACAACAACGGTCACAAAGATATGTACATTACAAATGGCTATCGCCGGAATGTGACGGACTTGGATTTCATCAAATTCAACCGCAGCATGTCTTCTTTTGGCTCGGCACAAAGCCGAAACGAGCAGATGATGCAGAAGCTGGATCAGGTGCCTGAAATAAAGCTCTCGAATTATGCTTTTCGTAATTCGGGCGAGTTTCCTTTTGAAAAGGTCAGTGAAAACTGGGGGCTTGACGAGCCCTCATATTCGAATGGGGCCGCGTATGCAGACCTCGACTTGGATGGCGATTTGGATTTGGTGGTCAATAACATTGACCAAGAAGCCTTTTTGTATGAAAATAAAAACGCCAATGGTTTTTATCTGAATGTGAAATTGAAGGGGCAAGTGCCCAATTTACAGGCTATTGGAGCAAAAGTGGCCGTTTTTCGAAATGGGCAGGGGCAGTTTTTGGAGAATTATCCGGTTCGGGCTTACCTCTCGGTGGTGAGTGAAAACTTACATTTCGGTTTTTCGACAGCAGGAAATGTGGACAGTCTTATCGTGACTTGGCCTGACGACGGGACGCAGAAACTGACCGATGTGCCTTTGGGGCAAAATTTGGTGATCGAGAAAGGCAGCTCATCCGCAAAAAAGTCTGCGTTTGTGAATGAGGGCCTATTTAGTCTATCAGAAGAAGTCCCGATTCGCTTTACGCATTCGGGAAATACGCAGCAAGATTTCAGTATTTCGCCCACTTTGCTCGAAATGCGGAATAAACTCGGCGGCAAAATGTGCCTCGCCGACCTGAATAGGGATGGATTGGAAGATGTGTTGATCGGAAAATTGCAACATGGCCAAAGTGAGTTGCATTTGTTTTATCAACGTGAAGCTGGAGAATTTGAAGAGAAGGTTTTGGTTCTTTCGGCTACTGCGGATATTCAATTTCTGGAGGCTGCGGACCTTACAGCCGATGGCTTTCCAGAGGTGGTTTTGGGTTTTGGCGAAAATGCTTCCTATGCACTTTCTAAACCGCAAATCTTGAGGAACAATCGTGGAGAATTTTCAGGTGAATTTGTGGAGTTGCCGGCGGCTATATCTTGTGTTTCGGGTGTATTGCACGATTTCGATCAAGATGGTGATGTCGACATGCTGTTGGGCGGCGATTGGCCCATTCGTTTTAGTCTTCAGGCGAGGACTTTGTTTTTCTTGGAAAATACAGGAAGTGCAGCTGTTTTTTTGTTTACCGAAAGGAGCGATGAAATGCTGGCCGAGCTGAACCTTTCGGGTACGGTGCACGCCATGGACTTGTTTAAAGACGGCAAGCTGGCTTTGGCAGGGCAGGGGCAAGCCCCGACAATTTTGGAATTCAATTCTGGGAAGTTTGTCAAAAGAGGGGAAATGCCGAAGCTGAAGGGGAAGTATTACAGTTTGAAATTGGCCGATTTTGACCTTGACGGAGATGAGGACATTCTTGTAGGAAACGGAGGAACAAACCGCTTGTTTCAAGCATCCGCCGATCAACCGATACGGATATACCGTGGAGATTTCAACAAGGATAATTATGAAGACTGGCTTTGTACGTATTGGCAAGGAAATAAGGTGTTTCCCGTACAGGATTTGGGCACCATGGAAAAAATTTTTCCTGCCCTACGGCAAAGTTACGGCCGATACAGTGATTACGCGAAAGCCAGTTTCGATGAAGTTTTTGGCGATATTGTTGCCAACAACAGTTTTAAACAGGAGATCGAGACCATGTATTCGTATATTTTAAAGAACGATGGCCCTGCCGGTTTCCAGCCTGTAGCTTTGCCCTATACGATAGACATGGGTCCGGTGATGGATTTTTTTGTGGATGATTTCAATGCGGATGGCTTTCCAGATTTTGCAATTTCTGGAAATTATTTTGCCAATGATTCAAATCTAGGGCCAATGGATGCCAATGGTATTCAGCTTTTTTTGGGTGATGGCCAGTGTGGTTTTAAAGCTTTGGTGCCCTGCGAATCGGGTTTGTTTTCGAACCAAGAGGGGCGGAGTTTGAATGGATTAAATGTAGGGGGGAGGCCATATCTTTTGCAGAGCAATTACAATGGGAACCTTGTGTTTTGGCAAAGATGA